The following are from one region of the Halorussus rarus genome:
- a CDS encoding DNA topoisomerase I, whose translation MELIITEKDNAARRIADILSGESADAERKNGVNVYKWGGRRCIGLSGHVVGVDFPDEYNDWRDVEPVELIDAPIEKKATKENIVRTLRVLARKADQVTIATDYDREGELIGKEAWELVREVNDEVPIRRVRFSSITQNEVTEAFENPDELDFDLAAAGEARQEIDLIWGAALTRFLSLSARQLGEDFISVGRVQSPTLKLIVDREREIEAFDPEDYWELFADLLKDTAEETSASRSEAGASEDADDETVEFEAQYFYRDEDDNEAERVWDGETAQAVFEALESASAATVDRVNRRTRTDDPPAPFNTTQFIRAAGSLGYSAQQAMSIAEDLYTAGYMTYPRTDNTVYPDDLDPEELLDAFSGDYHFGDDADDLLDLDDIEPTEGDEETTDHPPIHPTEDIPTKGELSDDEWEIYELVVRRFFATVAESATWEHLKVVTAVGDHKLKSNGKRLLKEGYHAVYPYFNTSENYVPDVTEGEELALTEARIEDKQTQPPRRYGQSRLIETMEKMGIGTKSTRHNTIEKLYDRGYIEGDPPRPTQLADAVVTAAEEFADLVVSEEMTRELEQDMTAIAEGEADLSEVADESREYLQQVFDELRSSREEVGDLLQESLKADKTLGPCPESDHELLVRQSRNGSYFVGCDGYPDCEYTLPLPNTGKPLILDEECEDHGLRHVKMLAGRQTFVHGCPLCKAEEAEEQDDEVIGECPECGDEEGGELAIKHLQNGSRLVGCTRYPDCDYSLPLPRRGDIEVTDERCEEHDLPELVVHSGDEPWELGCPICNYREFQARQSESGSDLESLEGIGSKTAEKLSAAGIESIEDLKDAEVETVAAEVAGVSEDRLRGWQAKAD comes from the coding sequence ATGGAGCTGATAATCACCGAGAAGGACAACGCGGCCAGGCGCATCGCCGACATCCTGAGCGGCGAGTCGGCCGACGCCGAGCGCAAGAACGGCGTCAACGTCTACAAGTGGGGCGGCCGGCGCTGCATCGGCCTGTCGGGCCACGTGGTGGGCGTCGACTTCCCCGACGAGTACAACGACTGGCGCGACGTCGAACCGGTCGAACTCATCGACGCGCCCATCGAGAAGAAGGCCACCAAGGAGAACATCGTCCGGACGCTCCGCGTGCTGGCCCGGAAGGCCGACCAGGTGACCATCGCGACCGACTACGACCGAGAGGGCGAACTCATCGGCAAGGAGGCCTGGGAGCTCGTCCGCGAGGTCAACGACGAGGTGCCCATCCGCCGGGTCCGGTTCTCCTCCATCACCCAGAACGAGGTCACCGAGGCGTTCGAGAACCCCGACGAGCTCGACTTCGACCTCGCGGCCGCGGGCGAGGCCCGCCAGGAGATCGACCTCATCTGGGGCGCGGCGCTCACGCGGTTCCTCTCGCTGTCCGCCCGGCAGCTGGGCGAGGACTTCATCTCGGTCGGCCGGGTCCAGTCGCCGACGCTGAAGCTCATCGTGGACCGCGAGCGCGAGATCGAGGCGTTCGACCCCGAGGACTACTGGGAGCTGTTCGCCGACCTGCTGAAGGACACCGCCGAGGAAACCTCGGCGAGCCGCTCGGAAGCCGGAGCTTCCGAGGATGCGGACGACGAGACCGTCGAGTTCGAGGCCCAGTACTTCTACCGCGACGAGGACGACAACGAGGCCGAGCGCGTCTGGGACGGGGAGACCGCCCAGGCCGTCTTCGAGGCGCTCGAATCCGCGAGCGCGGCGACCGTCGACCGGGTCAACCGACGAACCCGGACCGACGACCCGCCGGCGCCGTTCAACACCACGCAGTTCATCCGCGCGGCGGGCAGCCTGGGCTACTCGGCCCAGCAGGCCATGAGCATCGCCGAGGACCTCTACACCGCGGGGTACATGACCTACCCGCGGACCGACAACACTGTCTACCCCGACGACCTCGACCCCGAGGAGCTGCTCGACGCGTTCTCGGGCGACTACCACTTCGGCGACGACGCCGACGACCTGCTCGACCTCGACGACATCGAACCCACCGAGGGCGACGAGGAGACCACCGACCACCCGCCGATCCACCCGACCGAGGACATCCCGACGAAGGGCGAGCTGAGCGACGACGAGTGGGAGATCTACGAGCTCGTCGTGCGGCGGTTCTTCGCCACGGTCGCCGAGTCCGCCACCTGGGAGCACCTCAAGGTGGTCACGGCGGTCGGCGACCACAAGCTCAAGTCCAACGGCAAGCGGCTCCTGAAGGAGGGCTACCACGCGGTCTACCCCTACTTCAACACCTCGGAGAACTACGTCCCGGACGTGACCGAGGGCGAGGAGTTGGCGCTGACCGAGGCCCGCATCGAGGACAAGCAGACCCAGCCGCCCCGCCGGTACGGTCAGTCGCGGCTCATCGAGACCATGGAGAAGATGGGCATCGGGACGAAGTCGACCCGTCACAACACCATCGAGAAGCTCTACGACCGCGGCTACATCGAGGGCGACCCGCCCCGGCCGACCCAGCTTGCGGACGCGGTCGTCACGGCCGCCGAGGAGTTCGCCGACCTCGTGGTCAGCGAGGAGATGACCCGCGAACTCGAGCAGGACATGACCGCCATCGCGGAGGGCGAGGCCGACCTGAGCGAGGTGGCCGACGAGTCCCGCGAGTACCTCCAGCAGGTGTTCGACGAGCTCCGGTCCTCGCGCGAGGAGGTCGGCGACCTGCTCCAGGAGTCGCTGAAGGCCGACAAGACCCTCGGCCCCTGCCCCGAGTCGGACCACGAGCTGCTCGTGCGCCAGAGCCGAAACGGCTCGTACTTCGTGGGCTGCGACGGCTACCCCGACTGCGAGTACACCCTGCCGCTGCCGAACACGGGTAAGCCCCTCATCCTCGACGAGGAGTGCGAGGACCACGGCCTCCGCCACGTCAAGATGCTGGCGGGCCGCCAGACGTTCGTCCACGGCTGCCCGCTCTGCAAGGCCGAGGAGGCCGAGGAGCAGGACGACGAAGTGATCGGGGAGTGTCCCGAGTGCGGTGACGAGGAAGGGGGAGAGCTCGCCATCAAGCACCTCCAGAACGGCTCGCGGCTGGTCGGCTGCACCCGGTACCCCGACTGCGACTACTCGCTGCCGCTCCCGCGCCGGGGCGACATCGAGGTCACCGACGAGCGCTGCGAGGAGCACGACCTGCCCGAACTCGTCGTCCACAGCGGCGACGAACCGTGGGAACTGGGCTGTCCCATCTGCAACTACCGGGAGTTCCAGGCCCGACAGAGCGAGTCGGGCAGCGACCTCGAATCGCTCGAGGGCATCGGGTCGAAGACCGCCGAGAAGCTCTCGGCCGCCGGCATCGAGAGCATCGAGGACCTGAAGGACGCCGAGGTCGAGACGGTCGCGGCGGAGGTGGCCGGGGTCAGCGAGGACAGACTGCGAGGGTGGCAGGCGAAGGCGGACTGA
- the mtnP gene encoding S-methyl-5'-thioadenosine phosphorylase, producing MTIGFIGGSGIYEALPLENTREEEITTPFGDPSAPVTIGELAGEEVAFLPRHGPDHQHTPTNAPYKANIYALKRVGVERVLSSNAVGSLREDLPPQTLVVPDQIFDRTKHRDATFFGDGIVVHMPFADPYCPHMVDHLADSCQTATDAESEQGGTYVCIEGPQYSTRAESEFYRDQGWDVIGMTTIPEAKLAREAELCYATVTGVTDYDVWKEDSEVTLQEVLDNAAENEDAIKEVVEHAIRNMPDERDCDCGSALEGTINTPTEAIPDETRERVEPFVGEYLG from the coding sequence ATGACGATCGGCTTCATCGGTGGCAGCGGTATCTACGAAGCGCTCCCGCTGGAGAACACCCGCGAGGAGGAGATCACCACGCCGTTCGGCGACCCGAGCGCGCCCGTGACCATCGGCGAGCTGGCGGGCGAGGAGGTCGCGTTCCTGCCGCGCCACGGCCCCGACCACCAGCACACGCCGACCAACGCGCCGTACAAGGCCAACATCTACGCGCTCAAGCGGGTCGGCGTCGAGCGCGTGCTCTCCTCGAACGCGGTCGGGAGCCTGCGCGAGGACCTGCCGCCCCAGACGCTCGTGGTCCCCGACCAGATATTCGACCGGACCAAGCACCGCGACGCGACGTTCTTCGGCGACGGCATCGTGGTCCACATGCCGTTCGCCGACCCGTACTGCCCGCACATGGTCGACCACCTCGCCGACTCGTGCCAGACCGCGACCGACGCGGAGTCGGAGCAGGGCGGCACCTACGTCTGCATCGAGGGGCCGCAGTACTCGACCCGCGCCGAGAGCGAGTTCTACCGCGACCAGGGCTGGGACGTCATCGGGATGACCACGATTCCGGAGGCCAAGCTGGCCCGCGAGGCCGAGCTCTGCTACGCCACCGTCACGGGCGTCACCGACTACGACGTCTGGAAGGAGGACAGCGAGGTCACGCTCCAGGAGGTACTGGACAACGCCGCCGAGAACGAGGACGCGATCAAGGAGGTCGTCGAGCACGCAATCCGGAACATGCCCGACGAGCGCGACTGCGACTGCGGGTCGGCGCTCGAGGGGACCATCAACACGCCGACCGAGGCGATCCCCGACGAGACCCGCGAGCGCGTCGAGCCGTTCGTCGGCGAGTACCTGGGCTGA
- a CDS encoding DUF7518 family protein — protein sequence MSDQDERVEELESKVERLEATVHGLTEELVEVHDRLETLEGAAADAATDGSASAASGSGAQQSTTTEQTDARGRNAENDEAKSDESQEEDETGEDSGLGDDIIVA from the coding sequence ATGAGCGACCAAGACGAGCGCGTCGAGGAACTCGAATCGAAGGTCGAGCGACTCGAGGCGACCGTACACGGACTGACCGAGGAGCTGGTGGAGGTCCACGACCGGCTCGAGACGCTCGAGGGGGCCGCGGCCGACGCGGCGACCGACGGCTCGGCTTCGGCGGCGAGCGGGTCGGGAGCCCAACAGTCCACGACGACGGAGCAGACCGACGCTCGCGGCCGAAACGCCGAGAACGACGAGGCTAAAAGCGACGAGTCCCAGGAAGAAGACGAGACGGGGGAGGACTCCGGGTTGGGCGACGACATCATCGTCGCCTGA
- the smc gene encoding chromosome segregation protein SMC, protein MHIKKLVLDNFKSFGRRTEIPFYEDFTTVSGPNGSGKSNIIDSVLFALGLARTRGIRAEKLTDLIYNPGHADSSEESNGTREASVEVVLDNSDGVLERAQVVNAAGSENVDAVDEITIKRRVKETDDNYYSYYYLNGRSVNLSDIQDLLAQAGVTPEGYNVVMQGDVTEIINMTPHERRQIIDEIAGVAEFDAKKEDALAELETVKERIDEAELRIEEKQERLDQLADERETALEYQGLRDEKQEYEGHLRAAELEEKREDLAHTREDIADRKDELADLQQELDERQGKVIRLEDELEELNAEIERKGEDEQLRIKSEIEEVKGEISRLEDAIESAEEKIQDAENTRRQAFVEIDRKQEDVEELEGDIRDIKIEKSSVKADVQEKESELAEVEAEIDAIDTEYDEVKADLAERKDELEEHKSEKNDLQREKDRLVDEARRRSNAESEKEQELDEARESIPELETKLDDLEDELAKAERNRAQIDDVVEDLKQEKRELQDDLDDVEDEIQAKQQEYAELEAKADQSGDSSFGRAVSTVLNAGMEGVHGAVAQLGSVAGKHATACETAAGGRLANVVVDDDGVGQRCIEHLKSRNAGRATFLPLTEMHTRNLPSAPSMPGVVDFAYNLVDFDSEYAGVFAYVLGDTLVVEDMETARDLMGDYRLVTLEGELVEKSGAMTGGSKSGSRYSFSKSGEGQLERVAQRINELEDERRSIREDVRDVEDRLDDARDRKSDATDQVRSIESDVERTEAELTDAEERIDELEAELEELAAEREEVNEQMAEVEERIDERDDAIAEVEAAIAELETELQDSRIPELTAEAEDIEGDIDDLEDRVDELDGELNELQLEKQYAEEAIEDLHDDIETAQNRKAEQEEKIADLESKIDDQESLLEEKREAVAELEDELADLKDDRQDVKDDLREAQQARDEKQNEVETVENRLESLRRSEERLEEDVAELEAEVGEYEADEIPDLKEVEKNIERLERQMEELEPVNMLAIDEYDDVKSDLDDIEERKSVLVEEREAIRDRIDSYEDQKKATFMDAYEAIDDQFQDIFERLSNGTGDLHLEDPEDPFEGGLTMKAQPADKPIQRLDAMSGGEKSLTALAFIFAIQRYNPAPFYALDEVDAFLDAANAERVGEMVDELAGDAQFIVVSHRSAMMERSERAIGVTMQGDNVSTVTGIQLGDGDGDEEVPADD, encoded by the coding sequence ATGCACATCAAAAAGCTCGTCCTGGATAACTTCAAGAGCTTCGGACGACGCACCGAGATTCCGTTCTACGAGGATTTCACGACCGTTTCGGGTCCGAACGGCTCGGGGAAGAGCAACATCATCGACAGCGTCCTGTTCGCGCTGGGCCTGGCCCGGACGCGGGGCATCCGCGCCGAGAAGCTGACCGACCTCATCTACAATCCCGGCCACGCCGACAGTAGCGAGGAGTCGAACGGGACGCGGGAGGCCAGCGTCGAGGTCGTGCTGGACAACAGCGACGGCGTGCTCGAGCGTGCGCAGGTGGTCAACGCCGCGGGGTCGGAGAACGTCGACGCCGTCGACGAGATCACCATCAAGCGCCGGGTCAAGGAGACCGACGACAACTACTACTCCTACTACTACCTCAACGGGCGGTCGGTCAACCTCTCGGACATCCAGGACCTGCTGGCGCAGGCCGGGGTGACGCCGGAGGGGTACAACGTGGTCATGCAGGGTGACGTGACCGAGATCATCAACATGACGCCCCACGAGCGCCGCCAGATCATCGACGAGATCGCCGGCGTCGCGGAGTTCGACGCGAAGAAGGAGGACGCCCTGGCGGAGCTCGAGACCGTCAAAGAGCGCATCGACGAGGCCGAGCTCCGGATCGAGGAGAAGCAGGAGCGGCTCGACCAGCTGGCCGACGAGCGCGAGACCGCCCTGGAGTACCAGGGCCTGCGCGACGAGAAGCAGGAGTACGAGGGCCACCTCAGGGCCGCCGAGCTCGAGGAGAAGCGCGAGGACCTCGCGCACACCCGCGAGGACATCGCAGACCGGAAGGACGAACTGGCCGACCTCCAGCAGGAGTTAGACGAACGCCAGGGCAAGGTCATCCGGCTCGAGGACGAGCTGGAGGAGCTCAACGCCGAAATCGAACGGAAAGGCGAGGACGAGCAGCTCCGCATCAAGAGCGAGATAGAGGAGGTCAAGGGCGAGATCTCGCGGCTCGAGGACGCCATCGAGTCGGCCGAGGAGAAGATCCAGGACGCCGAGAACACCCGACGGCAGGCGTTCGTGGAGATCGACCGCAAGCAGGAGGACGTCGAGGAGCTCGAGGGCGACATCCGCGACATCAAGATCGAGAAGTCCTCGGTCAAGGCCGACGTCCAGGAGAAGGAGTCCGAACTCGCGGAGGTCGAGGCGGAGATCGACGCCATCGACACGGAGTACGACGAGGTGAAGGCCGACCTCGCCGAGCGCAAGGACGAACTCGAGGAGCACAAGAGCGAGAAGAACGACCTCCAGCGCGAGAAGGACCGACTCGTCGACGAGGCCCGGCGGCGGTCGAACGCCGAGAGCGAGAAGGAGCAGGAACTCGACGAGGCGCGCGAGTCCATTCCGGAACTGGAGACCAAGCTCGACGACCTGGAGGACGAGCTGGCGAAGGCCGAGCGCAACCGCGCTCAGATAGACGACGTCGTCGAGGACTTAAAACAGGAGAAGCGCGAGCTCCAGGACGACCTCGACGACGTCGAGGACGAGATCCAGGCCAAGCAGCAGGAGTACGCCGAGCTCGAGGCGAAGGCCGACCAGAGCGGCGACTCCTCGTTCGGTCGGGCGGTCTCGACCGTCCTGAACGCCGGCATGGAGGGCGTCCACGGCGCGGTCGCCCAGCTCGGCAGCGTCGCCGGGAAGCACGCCACCGCCTGCGAGACGGCGGCCGGCGGCCGGCTCGCCAACGTCGTCGTGGACGACGACGGCGTCGGCCAGCGCTGCATCGAGCACCTCAAGTCTCGGAACGCCGGCCGGGCGACGTTCCTCCCGCTGACCGAGATGCACACGCGAAACCTCCCGTCGGCGCCCTCGATGCCCGGCGTGGTGGACTTCGCGTACAACCTCGTGGACTTCGACTCCGAGTACGCGGGCGTGTTCGCCTACGTGCTCGGCGACACGCTGGTCGTCGAGGACATGGAGACCGCCCGCGACCTGATGGGCGACTACCGGCTGGTGACCCTGGAGGGCGAACTGGTCGAGAAGAGCGGCGCGATGACCGGCGGGTCGAAGTCCGGGTCGCGCTACTCGTTCTCGAAGTCCGGCGAGGGCCAGCTCGAGCGGGTCGCCCAGCGCATCAACGAGCTCGAGGACGAGCGCCGGTCGATCCGGGAGGACGTCCGAGACGTCGAGGACCGGCTCGACGACGCCCGCGACCGCAAGAGCGACGCCACCGACCAGGTCCGGTCCATCGAGTCGGACGTCGAGCGAACCGAGGCGGAGCTGACCGACGCCGAGGAGCGCATCGACGAGCTCGAGGCCGAACTCGAGGAGCTGGCGGCCGAGCGCGAGGAGGTCAACGAGCAGATGGCCGAGGTCGAGGAGCGGATCGACGAGCGCGACGACGCCATCGCCGAGGTCGAGGCCGCCATCGCGGAGCTGGAGACCGAGCTCCAGGACTCCCGGATTCCGGAGCTCACCGCCGAGGCCGAGGATATCGAGGGCGACATCGACGACCTCGAGGACCGCGTCGACGAGCTCGACGGCGAGCTCAACGAGCTCCAGCTCGAGAAGCAGTACGCCGAGGAGGCCATCGAGGACCTCCACGACGACATCGAGACGGCCCAGAACCGGAAGGCCGAGCAGGAGGAGAAGATCGCCGACCTCGAGAGCAAGATCGACGACCAGGAGTCGCTGCTCGAGGAGAAGCGCGAGGCGGTCGCCGAACTCGAGGACGAGCTCGCCGACCTCAAGGACGACCGCCAGGACGTCAAGGACGACCTCCGGGAGGCCCAGCAGGCCCGCGACGAGAAGCAGAACGAGGTCGAGACGGTCGAGAACCGCCTCGAGAGCCTCCGGCGCAGCGAAGAGCGGCTGGAGGAGGACGTCGCCGAGCTCGAGGCGGAGGTCGGCGAGTACGAGGCCGACGAGATTCCCGACCTCAAGGAGGTCGAGAAGAACATCGAGCGCCTCGAGCGCCAGATGGAGGAGCTCGAACCGGTCAACATGCTCGCCATCGACGAGTACGACGACGTGAAGTCCGACCTCGACGACATCGAGGAGCGCAAGTCGGTGCTCGTCGAGGAGCGGGAGGCCATCCGCGATCGCATCGACTCCTACGAGGACCAGAAGAAGGCGACGTTCATGGACGCCTACGAGGCCATCGACGACCAGTTCCAGGACATCTTCGAGCGGCTCTCGAACGGGACCGGCGACCTCCACCTCGAGGACCCCGAGGACCCCTTCGAGGGCGGGCTCACGATGAAGGCCCAGCCGGCCGACAAGCCCATCCAGCGCCTCGACGCGATGTCGGGCGGCGAGAAGAGCCTGACCGCGCTCGCGTTCATCTTCGCCATCCAGCGGTACAACCCCGCGCCGTTCTACGCGCTCGACGAGGTCGACGCCTTCCTCGACGCCGCGAACGCCGAGCGGGTCGGCGAGATGGTCGACGAGCTCGCGGGCGACGCCCAGTTCATCGTCGTCAGCCACCGCTCGGCCATGATGGAGCGCTCCGAGCGCGCCATCGGCGTCACGATGCAGGGCGACAACGTCAGCACCGTGACCGGCATCCAGCTCGGTGACGGCGACGGCGACGAGGAGGTACCCGCCGATGACTAG
- a CDS encoding response regulator, whose translation MTATVLLVDDEPSLTDVYESWLSEYEVLVAHDGSEALSILDRRGDGVDVVLLDRRMPGASGDDVLQVVRERDVDCRVAMLTAVAPGYDIIDMPFDDYVTKPVSGEQLRETVESLLARADYVDGLDRYYALASKHAALTAERPRHELAESETFAELEAELRELERDLEDAVSFEDHETFQGLLLEVSRREE comes from the coding sequence ATGACCGCGACCGTGCTGCTCGTCGACGACGAACCCTCGCTCACGGACGTCTACGAGTCGTGGCTGTCGGAGTACGAGGTGCTCGTCGCCCACGACGGGTCGGAGGCGCTCTCGATACTCGACCGTCGCGGCGACGGCGTCGACGTCGTCCTCCTCGACAGGCGGATGCCCGGAGCGAGCGGCGACGACGTGCTGCAGGTGGTCCGGGAGCGCGACGTCGACTGCCGCGTCGCGATGCTCACCGCGGTCGCGCCGGGGTACGACATCATCGACATGCCGTTCGACGACTACGTCACCAAACCCGTCTCGGGCGAGCAACTGCGCGAGACGGTCGAGTCGCTGCTGGCGCGGGCCGACTACGTCGACGGGCTCGACCGGTACTACGCGCTCGCCTCGAAACACGCCGCCCTGACCGCCGAGCGACCGCGACACGAGCTGGCGGAGAGCGAGACGTTCGCGGAGCTCGAAGCGGAACTCCGTGAACTCGAACGCGACCTCGAGGACGCGGTCTCGTTCGAGGACCACGAGACGTTCCAGGGACTCCTGCTCGAAGTGTCCCGGCGAGAAGAGTAA
- a CDS encoding segregation and condensation protein A gives MTSKIPEESRDTSGETASNETPAESGPEKDARTDGGEIPLNIAGHEEEKRKREGDEADPFGADDESADGTQSDSEQDASEGEVDESDAILSDELDVDPDPSDEEAEPVELLVQLAEDGEIEPWDIDIVRVTDKFLDRLDGADLRTSGRALFYASVLLRMKSDAMLADDDEDEEPEDPWDEWGPGADAPMDPADGDFADFDPVAKLEDEMERRLDRKTARGTPETLDELVHELRERERGSWWKDSRSYDTSDSPSGFQRGTQTLDYRMDDDMRVDEEPSADDVTGTAHEEDIEAVIDVVREELRNHYDRGRDEVLYAEIDEIGGTRIETFLAILFLSHRGAVTLEQDDLFGDLWVIDAEATDGTETPEAIAD, from the coding sequence ATGACTAGCAAGATTCCGGAGGAATCTCGGGATACGAGCGGCGAAACCGCGAGTAACGAGACCCCGGCGGAATCCGGACCCGAAAAGGACGCGCGCACGGACGGCGGCGAGATTCCGCTCAACATCGCAGGTCACGAGGAGGAGAAGCGAAAGCGCGAGGGGGACGAGGCCGACCCCTTCGGGGCGGACGACGAGTCGGCCGACGGCACCCAATCGGACTCCGAGCAGGACGCATCCGAGGGCGAGGTCGACGAGTCGGACGCCATCCTGTCCGACGAACTCGACGTGGATCCCGACCCGTCCGACGAGGAGGCCGAACCCGTCGAGCTGCTGGTCCAGCTGGCCGAGGACGGCGAGATCGAGCCGTGGGACATCGACATCGTCCGGGTGACCGACAAGTTCCTCGACCGGCTCGACGGGGCCGACCTCCGGACCTCGGGCCGGGCGCTGTTCTACGCCAGCGTGCTGCTCCGGATGAAGAGCGACGCGATGCTGGCCGACGACGACGAGGACGAGGAGCCCGAGGACCCGTGGGACGAGTGGGGCCCGGGTGCGGACGCCCCGATGGACCCCGCGGACGGCGACTTCGCGGACTTCGACCCGGTGGCCAAGCTCGAGGACGAGATGGAGCGCCGGCTCGACCGCAAGACCGCCCGCGGGACGCCCGAGACCCTCGACGAGCTGGTCCACGAGCTCCGGGAGCGCGAGCGCGGGTCGTGGTGGAAGGACTCGCGGAGCTACGACACCAGCGACTCGCCGTCGGGGTTCCAGCGCGGGACCCAGACGCTCGACTACCGGATGGACGACGACATGCGGGTCGACGAGGAGCCCTCGGCCGACGACGTGACCGGCACGGCCCACGAGGAGGACATCGAGGCGGTCATCGACGTGGTGCGCGAGGAGCTGCGCAACCACTACGACCGGGGCCGCGACGAGGTGCTGTACGCCGAGATCGACGAGATCGGCGGGACGCGCATCGAGACGTTCCTGGCGATCCTCTTCCTCTCGCACCGCGGCGCGGTCACCCTGGAGCAGGACGACCTGTTCGGCGACCTCTGGGTCATCGACGCCGAGGCGACCGACGGGACCGAGACCCCCGAGGCCATCGCCGACTAG
- the gatB gene encoding Asp-tRNA(Asn)/Glu-tRNA(Gln) amidotransferase subunit GatB: MTAQAVQQSDLAVVIGLEVHVQLETDTKIFCGCSTDVADAEPNTHTCPVCLGLPGALPVLNEAAVESAVKVGKAIDADIPEETAFHRKNYFYPDLPKGFQITQYDAPICQDGELEVEVEGERRTVGIQRAHLEEDPGSLQHAGGNIDTADYTLVDYNRAGVPLMEIVTEPDFRGAEEVRAFLAKLEEVLEYLGVFDSQRDGSLRIDANLSVVEADEIGDDGAVSDETLEAANRTEVKNISSHKGAEKALSYEAQRQKNAVQRGREVEQETRHWDESRGITVSMRSKEEEKDYRYFREADLPPLQVSDWKQKLEIPELPDARRERFREEYDLSAEAASKLTSTKQVADFYEDVAGEYDPDLAATWVADNLLGELNYRDMAVTDVDDRLDEFKRLVELVADEEITTKNAEEVVLREMLDEGHDPEAIIEREGLGKADEGAIEGAVDEAIDENPDAVEDYHAGEGGALNFLVGQVMQKTGGSADPGSVNQLLRERLDE, from the coding sequence ATGACTGCACAGGCTGTCCAGCAATCGGACCTCGCGGTCGTCATCGGGCTCGAGGTCCACGTCCAGCTCGAGACGGACACGAAGATCTTCTGCGGCTGTTCGACCGACGTGGCCGACGCCGAGCCGAACACCCACACATGCCCGGTGTGTCTCGGCCTGCCGGGCGCGCTGCCTGTCCTCAACGAGGCGGCCGTCGAGTCGGCGGTCAAGGTCGGCAAGGCCATCGACGCCGACATCCCCGAGGAGACCGCCTTCCATCGGAAGAACTACTTCTACCCCGACCTCCCGAAGGGGTTCCAGATCACCCAGTACGACGCGCCGATCTGCCAGGACGGCGAGCTCGAAGTGGAGGTCGAGGGCGAGCGCCGGACCGTCGGCATCCAGCGCGCCCACCTCGAGGAGGACCCGGGAAGCCTCCAGCACGCCGGCGGGAACATCGACACCGCCGACTACACCCTGGTCGACTACAACCGGGCGGGCGTCCCGCTGATGGAGATCGTGACCGAGCCCGACTTCCGGGGCGCCGAGGAGGTCCGGGCGTTCCTCGCGAAGCTCGAGGAGGTCCTGGAGTACCTCGGCGTGTTCGACAGCCAGCGCGACGGGAGCCTCCGCATCGACGCCAACCTCAGCGTGGTCGAGGCCGACGAGATCGGCGACGACGGCGCGGTCAGCGACGAGACGCTCGAGGCGGCCAACCGGACCGAGGTCAAGAACATCTCCAGCCACAAGGGCGCCGAGAAGGCGCTGTCCTACGAGGCCCAGCGCCAGAAGAACGCGGTCCAGCGCGGCCGCGAGGTCGAGCAGGAGACCCGCCACTGGGACGAGTCCCGGGGCATCACGGTCTCGATGCGCTCGAAGGAGGAGGAGAAGGACTACCGCTACTTCCGGGAGGCCGACCTGCCGCCGCTGCAGGTCAGCGACTGGAAGCAGAAGCTCGAGATCCCCGAACTCCCCGACGCCCGGCGCGAGCGCTTCCGCGAGGAGTACGACCTGAGCGCGGAGGCCGCCAGCAAGCTCACCTCCACGAAGCAGGTCGCGGACTTCTACGAGGACGTGGCCGGCGAGTACGACCCCGACCTCGCCGCGACCTGGGTCGCGGACAACCTACTGGGCGAGCTCAACTACCGCGACATGGCCGTCACGGACGTCGACGACCGGCTCGACGAGTTCAAGCGGCTGGTCGAACTCGTCGCCGACGAGGAGATCACCACCAAGAACGCCGAGGAGGTCGTGCTCCGCGAGATGCTCGACGAGGGCCACGACCCCGAGGCCATCATCGAGCGCGAGGGGCTGGGCAAGGCCGACGAGGGCGCCATCGAGGGCGCCGTCGACGAGGCCATCGACGAGAACCCCGACGCGGTCGAGGACTACCACGCCGGCGAGGGCGGCGCGCTCAACTTCCTGGTCGGCCAGGTCATGCAGAAGACCGGCGGGAGCGCCGACCCCGGGTCGGTCAACCAGCTGCTCCGCGAGCGACTGGACGAGTAG